GGGCTACACGCTGAACGCGGACCTGTACGCGGCCACGGTGGCGCAGGGCTACCGGTACGGTTCGTCCGCGTTTCCGGCGGCGCCGTACTACGCGGCGAAGGCAGCGGTGATGGGAGCGCTCGCGGCGCTGGGGCGGCCGTCGCGCTCCGTGCTGGACACCCCGCGCGTGTTGCTGGCGCCGCGCGTGCCGTACCGGCCGGACCCCGCGCGGCCCTACCGGCGCGGTTCGGGGCCGGTGCTGGAGCTGCCCATGACGGTGACGCCGGTGGTGCGCTTCCCGTTCATCGGCACGTTCGCGACGACGTTGCCTCGCGGCACGATGCGCGCCGCGTACCGCACGTGCCGGGCGGATGCCTTCTTCAACTTCGAACTGCACGGTGTCGACGTGCTGGACGCCACGGATGGCATCCCGCCGGAGCTCGTGCGGCAGCAGCGGGACCTGCGCACCAGCGCCGCGAAGAAGGTGGAGCGGCTGCGCAGCATCTTCCAGTGGCTCAAGGACGACTTCGACGTCGTCACCCTGCGCGACGCGGCGGGGCAGCTGTCCGCGACGCTCTGAATCAGCGCGCGGCCTTCAGGGCCTTCCAGTCCGCCTCGGTCTGATCCGCGTAGGCCTGCGCGAAGGCGACCAGCCGCTTCGTGGCCTCCTTCGTATCTCCGCCCACCCAGTCCTCCAGGCACTTCGCCTGGGCCTGCGTGTTGCCATGGGCGCGGGCCAGCACGAC
This DNA window, taken from Corallococcus coralloides DSM 2259, encodes the following:
- a CDS encoding polysaccharide deacetylase family protein gives rise to the protein MRLASISVDLDSLPHYCRIHGLPESLLDEQARTLIHRVAVPRFLELFAAVGVPGTFFVIGEDLESDPGASDGMRRAHAAGVEVASHSHAHDYALTRRGPDAIAEDLARADAAILKAVGVRPSGFRAPGYTLNADLYAATVAQGYRYGSSAFPAAPYYAAKAAVMGALAALGRPSRSVLDTPRVLLAPRVPYRPDPARPYRRGSGPVLELPMTVTPVVRFPFIGTFATTLPRGTMRAAYRTCRADAFFNFELHGVDVLDATDGIPPELVRQQRDLRTSAAKKVERLRSIFQWLKDDFDVVTLRDAAGQLSATL